One Treponema pectinovorum DNA segment encodes these proteins:
- a CDS encoding DUF4405 domain-containing protein, translating to MNTKKLRMLLDILMIVFSIILMGGTLLFENEKIHQHLGMLMFVFWVCHAILNRKWFSSIFRPNYFPYRIMQLVVNLGIFISAVFLMLSGIMLASFLPINFGLGFARTSHLLSSHWYYFFMSLHLGLHIQMIFNSIQTSKNKKSLTMQTTKNAPSKAKSAIRYTVLFLVCAYGAYSFYNLGIAKYMFYVQQFFFLDIERGYFFFFADYISMLVLIATLSHFLGKFLLKMQNKKSKKIRKKDNLDS from the coding sequence ATGAACACAAAAAAACTTCGGATGCTGCTCGACATCCTTATGATAGTTTTTTCGATAATTCTTATGGGCGGAACTTTGCTTTTTGAAAATGAAAAAATTCATCAGCATTTGGGAATGTTGATGTTTGTATTTTGGGTATGCCATGCTATTTTAAACCGTAAATGGTTCAGTTCAATATTTCGTCCAAATTATTTTCCTTACAGAATAATGCAACTGGTAGTAAATCTTGGAATTTTTATAAGTGCAGTTTTTCTTATGCTTAGTGGAATTATGCTCGCAAGTTTTTTACCAATAAATTTTGGCTTAGGCTTTGCAAGGACTTCGCATTTGCTAAGTTCCCACTGGTATTATTTTTTTATGAGTTTGCATTTGGGGCTTCATATCCAAATGATTTTTAACAGCATACAAACAAGCAAAAACAAGAAATCTCTTACTATGCAAACAACAAAAAACGCGCCGTCAAAAGCAAAATCCGCCATCCGCTACACAGTTTTGTTCTTGGTTTGCGCTTATGGTGCATATTCGTTTTACAATTTGGGAATTGCAAAATACATGTTCTATGTACAGCAATTTTTCTTTTTAGATATAGAGCGTGGCTATTTCTTCTTTTTTGCCGACTATATTTCAATGCTCGTTTTAATTGCAACACTTTCGCATTTTCTCGGGAAATTCCTGCTAAAAATGCAAAATAAAAAATCTAAAAAAATCCGAAAAAAGGATAATTTAGATTCATAA
- a CDS encoding ABC transporter ATP-binding protein: protein MIKKKSTFSWILDFASSKKWLYFCSVFLAIIGVMFSVIPYVILGGIVINLVNGNKDWIFYLKQGGFMALCWILRGIFHSLSTGFSHFATFNVLARTRALCLDKIARMPLGNVLDKSSGSIKNTICERIDQMETTLAHVTPEFTANILGSVAIFVLIFNISWKLGLASLATIPLGFLFYSFMTIDYKPKFERTIKSTKALNDTAVEYINGIEVIKAFGKADSSYEKFVLAAKEGSACFVDWQKSVNIWFSLAMSIFPATLVSVLPLGAILVINGSLEPYQLILGIILSIGSVQPLLTVVSYTDDLAQISVIVGEIADILQSEELNRPAVLESEDKKSLEDKKLNVTLQNVHFAYKEKEVLHGINMEIPTGKVTAFVGPSGSGKSTIAKLIASLWDIKEGSIKIGGVDIKKIPLEELNNLVAYVSQDNFLFDRTVRENIRIGKPTASDAEIEEIAKRAGCYDFIMGLENGFETNCGSSGGHLSGGEKQRICIARAMLKDAPIVILDEATAYTDPESEALIQASVASLVKGKTLIVIAHRLSTICESDRIYVINNGNIEDFGTHNELLNKCNLYKTMWQNHISVKDE, encoded by the coding sequence ATGATTAAAAAAAAATCTACTTTTAGCTGGATTTTAGATTTTGCAAGTTCAAAAAAATGGCTCTACTTTTGTTCTGTTTTTCTTGCAATAATCGGCGTTATGTTCAGCGTTATTCCGTATGTTATTTTAGGCGGAATTGTTATAAATCTTGTTAACGGCAACAAAGACTGGATTTTCTATCTAAAACAAGGTGGATTTATGGCTTTGTGCTGGATTTTGCGTGGAATTTTTCACAGTTTGAGTACAGGATTTTCTCATTTTGCAACTTTTAATGTGCTTGCAAGAACGAGAGCGCTCTGCCTTGATAAAATTGCACGAATGCCACTCGGCAATGTTCTTGATAAATCTAGTGGAAGCATTAAAAACACAATCTGCGAACGCATAGACCAGATGGAAACAACTCTCGCCCATGTTACACCAGAGTTTACCGCTAACATTCTCGGTTCTGTCGCAATTTTTGTTTTGATTTTCAACATCAGCTGGAAACTCGGTCTTGCGTCTCTTGCTACAATTCCGCTTGGATTTTTGTTTTACTCTTTTATGACGATTGACTACAAACCAAAATTTGAACGTACAATAAAAAGCACAAAAGCGTTAAACGATACCGCAGTTGAATACATAAACGGAATTGAAGTTATAAAAGCATTTGGAAAAGCCGACAGTTCATATGAAAAATTTGTACTTGCAGCAAAAGAAGGAAGCGCGTGCTTTGTGGACTGGCAAAAATCAGTTAATATTTGGTTTTCGCTTGCAATGTCAATTTTCCCTGCAACGCTCGTTTCTGTTTTGCCACTGGGTGCAATCTTGGTAATCAACGGCAGCCTTGAACCTTATCAGCTCATTTTGGGAATAATTTTGAGCATAGGTTCAGTTCAACCTTTGCTAACAGTCGTTTCGTACACAGATGACCTTGCACAGATAAGCGTTATAGTTGGCGAAATCGCAGATATTTTGCAGAGCGAAGAACTTAACCGTCCTGCCGTTTTAGAAAGCGAAGATAAAAAATCTTTAGAAGACAAAAAATTAAATGTAACACTTCAAAATGTTCACTTTGCATACAAAGAAAAAGAAGTCCTGCACGGAATAAATATGGAAATTCCTACTGGAAAAGTTACCGCTTTTGTAGGACCAAGCGGTTCTGGGAAATCAACAATAGCAAAACTCATAGCAAGCCTTTGGGATATAAAAGAAGGTTCAATAAAAATCGGCGGAGTTGATATTAAAAAAATTCCGCTGGAAGAATTGAATAATCTTGTAGCGTATGTAAGCCAAGACAACTTTCTTTTTGACAGAACCGTGCGCGAAAATATACGAATAGGAAAACCAACGGCAAGCGATGCAGAGATTGAAGAAATTGCAAAACGCGCAGGCTGTTACGATTTTATAATGGGTCTCGAAAACGGCTTCGAAACAAACTGCGGCTCTTCCGGCGGACACTTAAGCGGCGGCGAAAAACAGCGCATTTGTATCGCTCGTGCAATGCTCAAAGATGCGCCAATCGTAATTCTTGACGAAGCAACTGCCTACACAGACCCAGAAAGCGAAGCACTTATTCAGGCATCTGTTGCGTCCCTCGTAAAAGGCAAAACTTTGATTGTAATTGCGCATAGGCTTTCTACGATTTGCGAATCCGACAGAATCTATGTAATAAATAACGGCAATATAGAAGATTTTGGCACACACAATGAACTTTTAAATAAATGCAATCTATACAAGACTATGTGGCAAAATCACATCAGTGTAAAAGATGAATAG
- a CDS encoding ABC transporter permease, whose protein sequence is MKKLKLDSLKFIPAILTIFSVVLVWYVICKLGFISAYILPSPAKCFNSFVAMVKSGDIFVDIGISLSRVARGFSLAFLIAFVLGMISSVIPFSKHFFEYLIQFFKNVPPISMIPLLILWCGIGETTKTIIIILASFFPMYMNIVKGFTGCDKKLIEVGKSFGYSRMECFSKIILPNAISDILVGMRVGLGYAWRAIIGAEMVAASTGLGHMILFSQTMSRTDRVIVGIVVIGLVGYLTDKIFGIVLNNVLKGKAENGWD, encoded by the coding sequence ATGAAAAAACTAAAACTTGACTCGTTAAAGTTTATTCCTGCAATCCTCACTATTTTTTCTGTTGTGCTCGTATGGTATGTAATCTGCAAACTGGGCTTTATAAGCGCTTATATTCTTCCTTCGCCTGCAAAATGCTTTAACAGTTTTGTTGCAATGGTAAAATCTGGCGATATTTTTGTTGATATTGGAATAAGCCTTTCGCGTGTGGCTAGAGGATTTTCGCTGGCTTTTCTTATCGCCTTTGTTTTGGGGATGATAAGTTCAGTAATTCCGTTTTCCAAGCATTTTTTTGAATACTTAATTCAGTTCTTTAAAAATGTTCCACCAATCAGCATGATTCCGCTACTTATTTTGTGGTGTGGAATTGGAGAAACTACAAAAACGATAATAATCATCCTCGCTTCGTTTTTTCCTATGTATATGAACATCGTAAAAGGATTTACCGGGTGCGATAAAAAATTGATAGAAGTTGGAAAGTCCTTTGGATATTCGCGAATGGAGTGTTTTTCAAAAATCATTCTTCCAAATGCGATTTCCGACATTCTGGTGGGAATGAGAGTCGGGCTTGGATACGCGTGGAGGGCGATAATCGGCGCAGAAATGGTTGCAGCTTCTACTGGGCTTGGACACATGATTTTGTTTTCGCAAACGATGTCAAGAACAGACCGCGTAATAGTTGGAATCGTCGTGATTGGGCTTGTTGGCTATCTTACAGATAAAATTTTTGGAATTGTTTTGAATAACGTTTTAAAAGGAAAGGCAGAAAATGGCTGGGATTAA
- a CDS encoding methyl-accepting chemotaxis protein, with protein MKKRFSLRYKLIIFFGLLIAVSSMIETFLAAISSRNAVIEKLEAHLVDKATDVAEILDGRFSNLIQIVESIARNPLLKDPEASYQQKTNYLKQELSSNNKILQLNLYNLSGTRTTSDGTVIDVHDRDWFKAAVAGNRYISEPLLSRSLNKFTIIIALPLYDNNRNMLGVLNCVVDAKLLTNLISDIVVGKTGYCFIIGSTGTIVALKDFEKVTSMMNVLKLAETDKSFTSLASFQKMALENEKSSVGSYEYQGVQKIASYATMKTTNWKVIINAPINEFMGSINNLRVSMIGTGIIVLIMALIAVYFIARTIVKPIAFAVEALKGIAQGEGDLTVRLPVRGNDEITDMAKYFNQTITKIASSIKVVEENGNIMEEIGNTLASNMVDAASAVQEISANIDGVKQQTLTQAASVTETAATIEQIVNTINKLNDSIENQAASVTESSSAIEQMVGNIASIGQTLEKTDEAIKNLADATADGKTTVLSSNSITQRIAEESGSLIEASTVIQNIASQTNLLAMNAAIEAAHAGEAGKGFAVVADEIRKLAEDSAEHGKTITNTLKMLSGEIEALSDSSKATEEKFNIIFTLAEDVKSMSDHVTDAMQEQKNGSKEILEAIKEINTVTVEVKIGSGEMLKGSEGVVQEMKKLEELTQVIKESMNEMTEGAVRINNSAQEVKDLTQKNKVSVQNLTEEVAKFKV; from the coding sequence ATGAAAAAACGGTTTTCTTTACGTTACAAACTCATAATCTTTTTTGGACTTTTAATCGCAGTGTCGTCTATGATTGAAACCTTTCTTGCAGCAATTTCGTCTCGAAACGCAGTTATTGAAAAACTAGAAGCACATCTTGTTGACAAAGCAACAGACGTTGCAGAAATTCTTGACGGACGTTTTTCAAACCTTATTCAAATTGTTGAAAGCATTGCAAGGAATCCGCTGTTAAAAGATCCTGAAGCCTCGTATCAACAAAAGACAAATTATTTAAAACAAGAACTTTCTTCCAACAACAAAATTTTACAGCTTAATCTATACAATCTTTCTGGCACGCGCACAACAAGCGACGGCACTGTAATAGATGTGCATGATCGTGACTGGTTTAAAGCTGCTGTTGCGGGAAATAGATATATTTCAGAACCGCTCCTTTCAAGATCTTTAAACAAATTTACAATCATAATTGCACTACCATTATATGATAACAACCGTAACATGCTTGGTGTATTAAACTGCGTTGTAGATGCAAAGCTCCTTACAAATCTTATTTCCGATATCGTTGTAGGCAAAACAGGGTATTGTTTTATCATAGGTTCTACGGGAACAATAGTTGCTTTAAAAGATTTTGAAAAAGTAACAAGTATGATGAATGTATTAAAACTTGCAGAAACCGATAAGAGCTTTACATCCCTTGCCTCATTTCAAAAAATGGCTCTCGAAAACGAAAAATCTTCAGTTGGATCTTACGAATATCAAGGAGTACAAAAAATTGCTTCCTATGCAACTATGAAAACTACCAATTGGAAAGTTATCATAAATGCACCAATCAACGAATTTATGGGATCCATAAACAATCTGCGTGTTTCTATGATAGGTACTGGAATAATTGTCTTAATAATGGCTCTTATTGCAGTGTACTTTATAGCACGCACAATAGTAAAACCTATAGCATTCGCCGTTGAGGCACTAAAAGGAATTGCCCAAGGAGAAGGAGACCTTACAGTCCGCCTACCTGTGCGCGGTAACGACGAAATTACCGATATGGCAAAATACTTTAACCAGACTATAACTAAAATTGCTTCTTCAATAAAAGTTGTAGAAGAAAATGGAAATATAATGGAAGAAATAGGTAACACTTTGGCTTCCAACATGGTAGACGCAGCAAGCGCAGTACAAGAAATAAGTGCCAATATAGATGGTGTAAAACAGCAGACTCTAACACAAGCTGCAAGCGTAACAGAAACTGCCGCAACAATAGAACAAATCGTTAATACCATAAATAAATTAAACGACAGTATAGAAAATCAAGCAGCAAGCGTAACAGAGTCTTCATCTGCAATAGAACAGATGGTAGGTAACATTGCATCCATAGGGCAAACTCTCGAAAAAACAGATGAAGCAATTAAAAACCTTGCAGATGCAACTGCCGACGGAAAAACTACTGTACTCAGTTCAAACAGCATAACTCAAAGAATTGCCGAAGAATCCGGCAGTTTAATAGAAGCAAGTACTGTTATTCAAAACATCGCTTCGCAGACAAACTTACTTGCAATGAACGCCGCAATTGAAGCCGCTCATGCAGGAGAAGCGGGAAAAGGTTTTGCAGTTGTTGCAGATGAAATACGTAAACTAGCAGAAGATTCAGCAGAACACGGTAAAACAATAACAAATACACTCAAAATGCTTTCAGGTGAAATCGAAGCACTTTCTGATTCTTCTAAGGCTACAGAAGAAAAATTCAACATTATTTTTACCTTAGCAGAAGATGTAAAATCGATGAGCGACCACGTAACAGATGCTATGCAAGAACAGAAAAACGGTAGTAAGGAAATACTAGAAGCAATAAAAGAAATTAATACCGTAACTGTAGAAGTAAAAATTGGTTCCGGAGAAATGCTCAAAGGCAGCGAAGGAGTAGTTCAAGAGATGAAAAAACTTGAAGAGTTGACCCAGGTTATAAAAGAAAGCATGAATGAAATGACAGAAGGTGCTGTTCGCATAAACAATTCAGCACAGGAAGTAAAAGATCTCACTCAAAAAAATAAAGTTAGTGTTCAAAACTTGACTGAAGAAGTTGCTAAGTTTAAAGTTTAG
- a CDS encoding methyl-accepting chemotaxis protein produces MKKRFSLRYKLVILFGFLIAASSMLETLLAVRSARKAVIEKVETHLIDKATDVAEILDGRVNAFFQFLEGIARMPILYDSSYSYKEKVEFLKIESTFNKRVKELDITDINGKFYYDGGSVKVSDREWFKKSLSGKNFVTEPYIERATGTLVVTFAVPVFDSAHNIVGVLSADINGSQLSKDIEDIVVGQTGECYIIDKAGSSVADKDFNLVEKRLNSYEESKTDLSLKSVGEFEKMAIQEEKSSVGYFEYNGIKRIASFATMKTSGWKVIIDAPVDEFMGTVDALRFKMFIMGTGILIIFLIIVFFVARQIVKPISVAVKALKGISQGEGDLTVRLAVHGNDEITDMAEYFNQTIAKIGSSIKTVGENGILMEEIGNTLASNMTQTASAVHEISANIEGVKQQTLTQAASVTETSATINEILNTISKLNASIENQAASVTQSSSAIEQMVSNIASIGKTLEKTDEAIKNLADATANGKNTVVSANSITQRIAEESGSLIEASTVIQNIASQTNLLAMNAAIEAAHAGEAGKGFAVVADEIRKLAEDSSEHGKTITNTLKMLSGEIEALSGSSTTAEEKFNIIFALAEEVKSMSDKVTDAMQEQESGSKEVLTAIKDINTVTTEVKQGSQEMLTGSQAVVGEMKKLEELTQVIKESMNEMAEGAMQINNAAQEVNEITQKNKSSIQTLTGEVAKFKV; encoded by the coding sequence ATGAAAAAGCGATTCTCTTTGCGTTACAAGCTAGTCATTTTGTTTGGTTTTTTAATTGCAGCATCATCTATGCTTGAAACTTTGCTTGCCGTGCGTTCCGCTCGAAAAGCGGTTATTGAAAAAGTGGAAACACACCTTATTGATAAAGCGACAGATGTCGCAGAAATTCTTGACGGTCGCGTTAACGCATTTTTTCAATTTCTAGAAGGCATCGCTCGCATGCCTATCTTATACGATTCATCTTATTCGTATAAAGAAAAAGTAGAATTCTTAAAAATAGAATCGACTTTTAACAAACGAGTAAAAGAACTTGATATAACAGATATAAATGGAAAATTTTATTATGATGGCGGCTCTGTAAAAGTAAGCGACAGAGAATGGTTTAAAAAATCACTCTCTGGAAAAAATTTTGTTACCGAACCATACATCGAAAGAGCAACAGGAACTCTCGTAGTAACATTTGCAGTTCCTGTTTTTGATTCCGCTCATAATATAGTAGGAGTTTTATCTGCTGATATAAATGGCTCTCAACTTTCAAAAGACATCGAAGATATTGTCGTTGGGCAAACAGGCGAATGTTATATCATCGATAAAGCCGGAAGTTCAGTCGCTGACAAAGATTTTAACTTAGTCGAAAAGCGATTAAATAGCTATGAAGAATCGAAAACCGATTTATCGCTTAAATCCGTTGGAGAATTTGAAAAAATGGCAATTCAAGAAGAAAAATCTTCTGTAGGTTACTTTGAGTACAACGGCATAAAAAGAATCGCTTCTTTTGCAACAATGAAAACTAGTGGCTGGAAAGTTATAATCGATGCTCCTGTAGATGAATTTATGGGAACTGTTGATGCGCTGCGCTTTAAAATGTTTATTATGGGCACAGGCATTTTGATTATATTCTTAATAATTGTGTTTTTTGTCGCTCGGCAAATAGTAAAACCTATATCTGTTGCTGTAAAAGCGCTCAAAGGAATTTCGCAGGGAGAAGGAGACCTTACAGTCCGTCTGGCAGTACACGGCAACGATGAAATTACAGATATGGCAGAATATTTTAATCAAACTATCGCAAAAATTGGCTCTTCGATAAAAACCGTAGGAGAAAACGGCATATTAATGGAAGAAATCGGTAATACTCTAGCTTCCAACATGACGCAAACAGCAAGTGCTGTACACGAAATAAGTGCTAATATAGAAGGCGTAAAGCAACAAACGCTAACTCAAGCCGCAAGTGTTACAGAAACTTCCGCCACAATAAACGAAATCTTAAACACTATAAGCAAATTAAACGCAAGCATCGAAAACCAAGCGGCAAGCGTAACTCAGTCTTCTTCTGCAATAGAGCAAATGGTTAGTAACATTGCATCCATAGGAAAAACTCTTGAAAAAACAGACGAAGCGATTAAAAACCTTGCCGATGCAACCGCGAACGGCAAAAATACAGTAGTCAGCGCAAACAGCATAACACAACGAATTGCCGAAGAATCTGGTAGCTTAATAGAAGCAAGCACGGTTATCCAAAATATCGCTTCGCAGACAAACCTGCTTGCAATGAACGCTGCAATAGAAGCAGCGCACGCTGGCGAAGCCGGAAAAGGTTTTGCTGTTGTTGCAGACGAAATACGAAAGCTCGCAGAAGATTCTTCAGAACACGGAAAAACTATAACGAACACTCTTAAAATGCTATCTGGCGAAATTGAAGCACTTTCAGGTTCATCTACAACTGCCGAAGAAAAATTCAACATTATTTTTGCTTTGGCGGAAGAAGTAAAATCTATGAGCGATAAAGTAACGGATGCTATGCAAGAGCAAGAAAGCGGAAGTAAAGAAGTGCTTACCGCAATCAAAGACATAAATACCGTAACTACAGAAGTAAAACAAGGCTCACAAGAAATGCTTACAGGAAGCCAAGCCGTAGTTGGTGAAATGAAAAAGCTCGAGGAACTTACCCAAGTTATAAAAGAAAGCATGAACGAAATGGCAGAAGGTGCTATGCAGATTAATAATGCAGCACAAGAAGTAAATGAAATAACTCAAAAAAATAAGAGCAGCATTCAAACCTTAACCGGAGAAGTTGCGAAGTTTAAAGTATAA
- a CDS encoding ABC transporter ATP-binding protein, translating to MAGINLKHIKKSFTVDSKKIDVLNDINLQIPENKITVLLGKSGCGKTTLLRLVGGLETADSGEIDFQKNLKTTFVFQEPRLMPWLNVLGNTKFGLKKAEYNKEEVLRLIEMVGLKDFIKAYPFQLSGGMQQRVAIARALAYKADFIMLDEPFAALDYFTRSQMQKELISIEKKENKSLLFVTHSIDEAITLADKIAIIEKGRIKHEFDIDFEKENRNLMDEYFLNLKRQIMEQLDFLVCN from the coding sequence ATGGCTGGGATTAATTTAAAGCACATAAAAAAATCATTTACTGTCGATTCAAAAAAAATTGATGTTCTAAACGATATAAATTTGCAAATTCCAGAAAACAAGATAACCGTATTGCTCGGTAAAAGTGGCTGCGGAAAAACAACGCTTTTGCGGCTTGTTGGCGGACTTGAAACTGCGGATTCTGGCGAAATAGATTTCCAAAAAAACTTAAAGACGACCTTTGTTTTTCAAGAGCCAAGATTGATGCCGTGGCTCAATGTTCTGGGCAACACAAAATTCGGTTTAAAAAAAGCGGAGTACAACAAAGAAGAAGTTTTAAGATTGATAGAAATGGTTGGACTCAAGGATTTTATAAAGGCGTATCCGTTTCAACTTTCTGGCGGAATGCAGCAGCGGGTCGCAATCGCAAGGGCACTCGCGTATAAGGCCGATTTTATAATGCTCGACGAGCCGTTTGCCGCCTTGGATTATTTTACGCGTAGTCAAATGCAAAAGGAGTTGATTTCTATAGAAAAAAAAGAAAATAAGAGCCTTTTGTTCGTAACGCACAGCATAGACGAAGCGATAACTTTGGCAGATAAAATTGCGATAATCGAAAAGGGCAGGATAAAGCACGAATTTGATATTGATTTTGAAAAAGAAAATAGAAATCTCATGGATGAGTATTTCTTAAATTTAAAGCGACAGATTATGGAGCAACTGGATTTTTTAGTATGTAACTGA
- a CDS encoding aminotransferase class IV: protein MAFALNLYPIIYMAKYNPQTKNWDEQWLESDKIPHDELMAMSEDERKVILDKRNQMGTPSVSYTSQYAYSCFEGMKGFPTKDGGVAIFRPEENAKRFYNSMKGMYCPPFPVEMYVKASVEFVKKNAELGYVPKYNPEWEKTDFANAESIYIRPFMNSEGAIGVGCAQQPCVIICATTVSAYFKAGLDGAVITERIRATPHGTGYIKCASNYVISALAKKEAEEKGFVECVYLDAVHRKYFQEGSSCNIFFVLKDKTIVTPELSDTILPGITRKSVIVLAKEKGYKVEERQISVKEVQKKAIECFVTGTAAGISPMSSITDLKGKKTDFGSGFGPVAKELQHELKGRQYGAIADPNNWNTVVIQGNN from the coding sequence ATGGCATTTGCATTAAATCTTTATCCAATAATTTACATGGCAAAATACAATCCGCAAACTAAAAACTGGGACGAACAGTGGCTGGAAAGCGACAAAATTCCACACGACGAACTGATGGCAATGAGCGAAGATGAACGCAAAGTGATTTTAGACAAACGCAATCAGATGGGAACACCTTCCGTTTCTTATACCTCACAATACGCATACAGCTGTTTTGAAGGAATGAAGGGATTCCCGACAAAAGACGGCGGAGTTGCGATTTTTAGACCAGAAGAAAATGCAAAACGATTTTACAATTCCATGAAGGGAATGTATTGTCCACCTTTTCCTGTAGAAATGTATGTAAAAGCCTCTGTAGAATTTGTAAAGAAAAATGCTGAATTGGGCTATGTTCCAAAATACAATCCAGAATGGGAAAAAACAGATTTTGCAAACGCAGAATCAATATATATCCGCCCATTTATGAACTCTGAAGGAGCAATAGGCGTTGGCTGTGCACAGCAACCTTGCGTAATAATCTGTGCAACCACAGTATCTGCATATTTTAAAGCAGGTTTAGACGGAGCAGTAATAACAGAAAGGATAAGAGCCACTCCTCACGGAACAGGCTACATAAAATGCGCTTCCAACTATGTAATTTCTGCACTGGCAAAAAAAGAAGCAGAAGAAAAAGGCTTTGTTGAATGCGTATATTTGGATGCTGTACACCGCAAGTATTTTCAGGAAGGGTCAAGCTGCAACATATTCTTTGTTTTAAAAGACAAGACGATAGTTACTCCAGAACTTTCGGACACGATATTGCCAGGAATAACAAGAAAGTCTGTAATCGTACTGGCAAAAGAAAAAGGCTACAAGGTTGAAGAAAGACAAATTTCTGTAAAAGAAGTGCAAAAGAAAGCGATAGAATGCTTTGTAACAGGAACAGCCGCAGGAATAAGCCCAATGTCATCTATAACAGATTTAAAAGGCAAAAAGACAGACTTTGGCAGTGGCTTTGGACCTGTAGCAAAAGAATTGCAGCATGAACTAAAAGGCCGCCAATACGGAGCAATCGCAGATCCAAACAACTGGAACACCGTTGTAATACAAGGAAACAACTAG
- a CDS encoding ABC transporter substrate-binding protein, which produces MKKLIIVLSAAVLLATSSVVFARAKKLKKLTFTYVTSPLNIPSIVEKDQKIFANEFKGTPVEYAEITSGAEQTQALASGDVQVLYAVGGSSVILSAANGADIKILNMYSRAPKAFCLYSKDASLTSPESLRGKKIAGPAGTNLHELLTAYLASAGMKITDVNYVSMGIPAAKAALDGGSIDVALLAGAAAYNAGAQGYHKITDGDGYIAAIIAVATTQKFYKENPDVIKKVASAQKKIADYIAKNKDAAFATTAKYLGLTEQAVKDMSAAYDFSTELTQADVEGWQKTADFMYASGMIDNKFDVNKLFIK; this is translated from the coding sequence ATGAAAAAACTTATCATCGTGTTGTCAGCAGCAGTTTTACTGGCAACATCATCAGTAGTTTTTGCTAGGGCAAAAAAATTAAAGAAGCTTACATTTACTTATGTAACTTCACCACTCAACATTCCTTCAATCGTTGAAAAAGATCAGAAGATTTTTGCAAACGAATTTAAAGGAACGCCAGTAGAATATGCGGAAATCACTTCTGGCGCAGAACAGACACAGGCACTTGCTTCTGGCGATGTTCAGGTTTTGTATGCAGTTGGCGGTTCATCTGTAATACTTTCTGCTGCAAACGGTGCAGACATCAAAATCCTCAACATGTATAGCCGCGCTCCAAAAGCATTCTGCTTGTATTCTAAAGACGCTTCTCTCACTTCTCCAGAATCTTTAAGGGGAAAAAAGATTGCAGGTCCTGCCGGAACAAACCTTCACGAACTTTTAACAGCATATCTTGCTTCTGCTGGAATGAAAATTACAGATGTCAACTATGTTAGCATGGGAATTCCTGCTGCAAAAGCCGCTTTGGACGGTGGCAGTATTGATGTAGCACTCCTTGCTGGAGCAGCGGCATACAATGCAGGCGCACAAGGCTATCACAAAATTACAGATGGCGACGGATACATTGCAGCAATCATCGCAGTTGCAACAACACAAAAATTCTACAAGGAAAATCCTGATGTAATAAAGAAAGTGGCTTCTGCACAGAAAAAAATTGCTGACTATATTGCAAAAAATAAGGACGCAGCCTTTGCAACAACCGCAAAATATCTTGGACTTACAGAACAAGCCGTAAAAGATATGTCTGCTGCTTACGATTTTTCAACAGAACTTACTCAGGCAGATGTAGAAGGCTGGCAAAAAACTGCTGACTTTATGTATGCTTCTGGAATGATTGATAATAAATTTGATGTAAACAAACTTTTTATAAAATAA
- a CDS encoding flavodoxin, producing MKKILALFVAGLIFASSVSAKTAIVYFSATGTTQKIAKSLAQVLDADIFEIQPVHKYTTEDLNWNNKKSLTTIECNDPKSRPAIANKIDISSYDTVILCYPIWWAYAPKIVYTFVESQNWNGKNLVTFCTSGGSGLGRSGTDLAKFAKGANFKGGKDFSRASAEEMKNFLEKLLK from the coding sequence ATGAAAAAAATATTAGCGTTATTCGTTGCAGGCTTAATTTTTGCAAGCTCAGTATCGGCAAAAACTGCAATCGTGTATTTTAGTGCAACAGGAACCACACAAAAGATTGCAAAATCGCTTGCACAGGTGCTCGACGCAGATATTTTTGAAATTCAGCCTGTTCACAAATACACAACGGAAGATTTAAATTGGAACAACAAAAAATCTTTAACCACGATTGAATGCAACGACCCAAAAAGCAGACCCGCGATTGCAAATAAAATCGATATTTCCTCTTATGACACTGTAATTTTGTGCTATCCAATATGGTGGGCTTATGCTCCAAAAATCGTTTATACCTTTGTGGAAAGCCAAAATTGGAACGGCAAAAATCTTGTAACATTTTGCACGAGTGGCGGGAGCGGGCTTGGAAGAAGTGGAACAGATTTAGCAAAATTTGCAAAAGGTGCAAATTTTAAAGGCGGCAAGGATTTTAGCCGAGCTTCTGCGGAAGAGATGAAAAACTTTCTGGAAAAACTTTTAAAGTAA